A single region of the Lotus japonicus ecotype B-129 chromosome 4, LjGifu_v1.2 genome encodes:
- the LOC130711276 gene encoding pectin acetylesterase 8-like isoform X1, whose translation MVFTHILPISPSHLSFQVFYLVGFFRMGSARLTIWTNLLVCVLLLLKTEGGIVPLIRLEKAVSKGAVCLDGTPPAYHFDEGSGEGVNNWIVFLEGGGWCNNVTDCLLRKDTRRGSSDQMTEPRFFNGFLSENQKFNPDFYNWNRILVRYCDGASFTGDVEEVDPATNLHFRGARVFVAVIEELLAKGMQNAENAILSGCSAGGLATILQCDHFKSLLPAEAKVKCVPDAGYFINVKDISGTQYIEEYYNEVVATHGSAKNLPPSCTSRRSPGLCFFPQYVASEISTPIFYVNAAYDTWQIHNIFARGSADPHGIWHNCKLDINNCSPDQLTAIQGFRTEFIKALSVTENSRSEGMFIDSCYVHCQTETQESWLSSDSPQLANTKLGKAVGDWFYERSPFQKIDCSFPCNPTCRNLAFDQQAHPGI comes from the exons ATGGTTTTCACTCACATCCTCCCAATATCACCATCACATCTTTCGTTTCAG gttttttatttggttgGATTTTTCAGAATGGGAAGTGCAAGACTCACAATATGGACAAATCTTCTAGTGTGTGTACTGCTATTGCTGAAGACAGAAGGAGGTATTGTTCCACTCATTCGTCTTGAGAAGGCGGTATCAAAAGGAGCTG TTTGTTTAGATGGCACTCCTCCAGCTTACCATTTTGATGAAGGGTCTGGAGAAGGAGTTAACAACTGGATTGTTTTCCTTGAA GGAGGAGGATGGTGTAATAATGTCACTGATTGCCTTTTGCGTAAGGACACTCGTCGAGGCTCATCTGACCAAATGACTGAGCCACGTTTCTTTAATGGATTTTTAAGTGAAAATCAAAAGTTTAATCCAG ATTTCTACAATTGGAACAGAATCTTGGTTAGGTACTGTGATGGTGCATCTTTTACTGGGGATGTAGAAGAAGTTGATCCG GCGACAAATTTGCACTTCAGAGGAGCAAGGGTGTTTGTAGCTGTAATAGAAGAATTACTTGCAAAAGGAATgcagaatgctgaaaat GCTATTCTCTCTGGATGTTCAGCTGGAGGATTGGCTACTATATTACAATGTGATCACTTTAAATCACTTTTACCTGCAGAAGCTAAAGTGAAATGCGTTCCAGATGCTGGTTATTTTATCAATGT AAAGGATATATCAGGAACACAATACATTGAAGAGTACTACAATGAAGTTGTTGCAACACAT GGCTCAGCAAAGAATTTGCCTCCATCCTGCACTTCAAGACGCAGTCCAGGGCTG TGCTTTTTCCCACAATATGTGGCCTCAGAAATCAGCACACCAATCTTCTATGTAAATGCAGCCTATGACACATGGCAG ATTCATAATATCTTCGCCCGAGGTTCTGCGGATCCCCATGGCATTTGGCATAACTGCAAGCTTGATATAAACAACTGCTCACCTGATCAGCTAACTGCAATACAAG GCTTCAGAACAGAATTTATAAAGGCGTTGAGTGTGACAGAAAACTCCAGATCAGAAGGAATGTTCATAGACTCTTGCTATGTCCACTGCCAAACAGAAACACAGGAATCATGGTTGTCAAGTGATTCTCCACAGCTTGCTAACACA AAACTTGGCAAAGCAGTTGGGGACTGGTTTTATGAGCGAAGTCCTTTTCAAAAGATAGATTGCAGTTTCCCTTGCAACCCTACTTGTCGTAATCTTGCATTTgatcaacaagctcaccctggaATTTAA
- the LOC130711276 gene encoding pectin acetylesterase 8-like isoform X3, translating into MGSARLTIWTNLLVCVLLLLKTEGGIVPLIRLEKAVSKGAVCLDGTPPAYHFDEGSGEGVNNWIVFLEGGGWCNNVTDCLLRKDTRRGSSDQMTEPRFFNGFLSENQKFNPDFYNWNRILVRYCDGASFTGDVEEVDPATNLHFRGARVFVAVIEELLAKGMQNAENAILSGCSAGGLATILQCDHFKSLLPAEAKVKCVPDAGYFINVKDISGTQYIEEYYNEVVATHGSAKNLPPSCTSRRSPGLCFFPQYVASEISTPIFYVNAAYDTWQIHNIFARGSADPHGIWHNCKLDINNCSPDQLTAIQGFRTEFIKALSVTENSRSEGMFIDSCYVHCQTETQESWLSSDSPQLANTKLGKAVGDWFYERSPFQKIDCSFPCNPTCRNLAFDQQAHPGI; encoded by the exons ATGGGAAGTGCAAGACTCACAATATGGACAAATCTTCTAGTGTGTGTACTGCTATTGCTGAAGACAGAAGGAGGTATTGTTCCACTCATTCGTCTTGAGAAGGCGGTATCAAAAGGAGCTG TTTGTTTAGATGGCACTCCTCCAGCTTACCATTTTGATGAAGGGTCTGGAGAAGGAGTTAACAACTGGATTGTTTTCCTTGAA GGAGGAGGATGGTGTAATAATGTCACTGATTGCCTTTTGCGTAAGGACACTCGTCGAGGCTCATCTGACCAAATGACTGAGCCACGTTTCTTTAATGGATTTTTAAGTGAAAATCAAAAGTTTAATCCAG ATTTCTACAATTGGAACAGAATCTTGGTTAGGTACTGTGATGGTGCATCTTTTACTGGGGATGTAGAAGAAGTTGATCCG GCGACAAATTTGCACTTCAGAGGAGCAAGGGTGTTTGTAGCTGTAATAGAAGAATTACTTGCAAAAGGAATgcagaatgctgaaaat GCTATTCTCTCTGGATGTTCAGCTGGAGGATTGGCTACTATATTACAATGTGATCACTTTAAATCACTTTTACCTGCAGAAGCTAAAGTGAAATGCGTTCCAGATGCTGGTTATTTTATCAATGT AAAGGATATATCAGGAACACAATACATTGAAGAGTACTACAATGAAGTTGTTGCAACACAT GGCTCAGCAAAGAATTTGCCTCCATCCTGCACTTCAAGACGCAGTCCAGGGCTG TGCTTTTTCCCACAATATGTGGCCTCAGAAATCAGCACACCAATCTTCTATGTAAATGCAGCCTATGACACATGGCAG ATTCATAATATCTTCGCCCGAGGTTCTGCGGATCCCCATGGCATTTGGCATAACTGCAAGCTTGATATAAACAACTGCTCACCTGATCAGCTAACTGCAATACAAG GCTTCAGAACAGAATTTATAAAGGCGTTGAGTGTGACAGAAAACTCCAGATCAGAAGGAATGTTCATAGACTCTTGCTATGTCCACTGCCAAACAGAAACACAGGAATCATGGTTGTCAAGTGATTCTCCACAGCTTGCTAACACA AAACTTGGCAAAGCAGTTGGGGACTGGTTTTATGAGCGAAGTCCTTTTCAAAAGATAGATTGCAGTTTCCCTTGCAACCCTACTTGTCGTAATCTTGCATTTgatcaacaagctcaccctggaATTTAA
- the LOC130711276 gene encoding pectin acetylesterase 8-like isoform X2 has product MGMGSARLTIWTNLLVCVLLLLKTEGGIVPLIRLEKAVSKGAVCLDGTPPAYHFDEGSGEGVNNWIVFLEGGGWCNNVTDCLLRKDTRRGSSDQMTEPRFFNGFLSENQKFNPDFYNWNRILVRYCDGASFTGDVEEVDPATNLHFRGARVFVAVIEELLAKGMQNAENAILSGCSAGGLATILQCDHFKSLLPAEAKVKCVPDAGYFINVKDISGTQYIEEYYNEVVATHGSAKNLPPSCTSRRSPGLCFFPQYVASEISTPIFYVNAAYDTWQIHNIFARGSADPHGIWHNCKLDINNCSPDQLTAIQGFRTEFIKALSVTENSRSEGMFIDSCYVHCQTETQESWLSSDSPQLANTKLGKAVGDWFYERSPFQKIDCSFPCNPTCRNLAFDQQAHPGI; this is encoded by the exons ATGGg AATGGGAAGTGCAAGACTCACAATATGGACAAATCTTCTAGTGTGTGTACTGCTATTGCTGAAGACAGAAGGAGGTATTGTTCCACTCATTCGTCTTGAGAAGGCGGTATCAAAAGGAGCTG TTTGTTTAGATGGCACTCCTCCAGCTTACCATTTTGATGAAGGGTCTGGAGAAGGAGTTAACAACTGGATTGTTTTCCTTGAA GGAGGAGGATGGTGTAATAATGTCACTGATTGCCTTTTGCGTAAGGACACTCGTCGAGGCTCATCTGACCAAATGACTGAGCCACGTTTCTTTAATGGATTTTTAAGTGAAAATCAAAAGTTTAATCCAG ATTTCTACAATTGGAACAGAATCTTGGTTAGGTACTGTGATGGTGCATCTTTTACTGGGGATGTAGAAGAAGTTGATCCG GCGACAAATTTGCACTTCAGAGGAGCAAGGGTGTTTGTAGCTGTAATAGAAGAATTACTTGCAAAAGGAATgcagaatgctgaaaat GCTATTCTCTCTGGATGTTCAGCTGGAGGATTGGCTACTATATTACAATGTGATCACTTTAAATCACTTTTACCTGCAGAAGCTAAAGTGAAATGCGTTCCAGATGCTGGTTATTTTATCAATGT AAAGGATATATCAGGAACACAATACATTGAAGAGTACTACAATGAAGTTGTTGCAACACAT GGCTCAGCAAAGAATTTGCCTCCATCCTGCACTTCAAGACGCAGTCCAGGGCTG TGCTTTTTCCCACAATATGTGGCCTCAGAAATCAGCACACCAATCTTCTATGTAAATGCAGCCTATGACACATGGCAG ATTCATAATATCTTCGCCCGAGGTTCTGCGGATCCCCATGGCATTTGGCATAACTGCAAGCTTGATATAAACAACTGCTCACCTGATCAGCTAACTGCAATACAAG GCTTCAGAACAGAATTTATAAAGGCGTTGAGTGTGACAGAAAACTCCAGATCAGAAGGAATGTTCATAGACTCTTGCTATGTCCACTGCCAAACAGAAACACAGGAATCATGGTTGTCAAGTGATTCTCCACAGCTTGCTAACACA AAACTTGGCAAAGCAGTTGGGGACTGGTTTTATGAGCGAAGTCCTTTTCAAAAGATAGATTGCAGTTTCCCTTGCAACCCTACTTGTCGTAATCTTGCATTTgatcaacaagctcaccctggaATTTAA